The DNA region AGCCGTCCGCCGCGGGCGGGGTTGCGCCAGCGCACGGCGATCCGTGGGGCAGGCCGCTACACTGACCGCTTATCCGACCCCCGCGCCCTTTCCGCCTGCGCCGCCTGTGGACCACCAACCCGCCATCATCCTGCAGACCCCGTCCAGCCCCGCCGAGATGGACGCGGTCCGCGACATCTTCCGCGAGTACGCCGACAGCCTGGGCATCGACCTCGCCTTCCAGCAGTTCGACGAAGAACTGGCGACCCTGCCCGGCGACTATGCTGCGCCGCGCGGCCAGATCCTGCTGGCCCTGGTCGAAGGCAGCGTGGCCGGCTGCTGCGCACTGCGCCCCCTGGACGCGGCAGACTATCCCAACGCCAGCGAAATGAAGCGCCTCTATGTGCGCAAGGCCTTTC from Paracidovorax wautersii includes:
- a CDS encoding GNAT family N-acetyltransferase, producing the protein MDAVRDIFREYADSLGIDLAFQQFDEELATLPGDYAAPRGQILLALVEGSVAGCCALRPLDAADYPNASEMKRLYVRKAFRGFGLGRQLAEATLDAARQAGYACVLLDTLDGMESARALYADLGFEEIPPYYHNPVAGSHYLKVDIF